The following proteins are co-located in the Vigna unguiculata cultivar IT97K-499-35 chromosome 9, ASM411807v1, whole genome shotgun sequence genome:
- the LOC114163223 gene encoding MLO-like protein 9 produces the protein MAGGGGGDNRELDLTPTWAVAAVCAIIVIISIMLEKIIHKFAAVFEEKKKHALLEALEKIKAELMVLGFISLLLTFGQNYISKVCIPQKYAHTMLPCLPPEQRGGGAAAEHGAGAATDHGAGAATELGGSATEHGIEPKTDEGGGEAEGGGEAAEGGGHRRRLFSYDRRVLSGGGGGMSCKPGYMPLISVSGLHQLHIFIFFLAVFHVIYSAITMTLGRAKIRGWKAWEEDHIVDENALNDPRRFRLTHETSFVRDHSSFWTKTPVSFYFVCFFRQFFRSVRRADYLTMRHGFVSVHLAPGSKFDFQKYIKRSLEDDFKVVVGISPILWGSVVLFLLVNVHGWHASFWVSFLPLLVILAVGTKLQAIITRMALDIKERHAVVQGIPLVQVSDKYFWFAWPQLVLYLIHYVLFQNAFELTYFWWTWYEFGWASCFYEDDKLMIVRVALGLGAQVVCSYVTLPLYALVTQMGSTMKKSIFDDQTSRALKQWHKNALKKKTSKGRHETRTLGGSPGDHTPEHSSPHPPPQRDTEMASQTATIVSSVDNESYDKRDLLSGP, from the exons ATGGCGGGAGGAGGAGGCGGTGACAACAGGGAGCTAGATCTCACGCCTACATGGGCTGTCGCTGCGGTTTGTGCAATCATCGTCATCATTTCTATAATGTTGGAAAAAATCATACACAAATTCGCAGCG gtgtttgaagaaaaaaagaaacatgcGTTGCTAGAAGCTCTTGAAAAGATTAAAGCCG AGCTTATGGTTTTGGGAtttatttctttacttttaaCGTTTGGTCAAAACTACATTTCCAAAGTGTGTATTCCCCAAAAGTATGCACACACAATGCTACCATGTCTTCCCCCTGAACAACGTGGAGGGGGTGCAGCAGCTGAACACGGAGCGGGTGCCGCAACCGATCACGGAGCTGGCGCTGCAACTGAACTTGGGGGTAGTGCAACCGAACATGGAATTGAACCTAAGACAGATGAGGGGGGCGGTGAAGCTGAAGGAGGCGGTGAGGCGGCCGAAGGAGGTGGCCATCGTCGCAGACTTTTTTCATACGATCGTAGAGTTCTATCAGGTGGTGGTGGAGGCATGAGTTGTAAACCG GGGTACATGCCTCTTATATCAGTGAGCGGGTTGCATCAGTtacacatttttatatttttcttggcTGTCTTCCATGTGATATACAGTGCCATAACAATGACCCTTGGAAGAGCAAAG ATTCGTGGGTGGAAGGCATGGGAGGAGGACCATATCGTGGATGAAAATGCCTTGAATG ATCCTAGAAGATTCAGACTTACTCACGAGACATCATTTGTGAGGGATCACAGCAGTTTCTGGACTAAAACACCAGTTTCCTTCTATTTT GTATGCTTCTTTCGACAATTTTTCAGATCTGTTCGTAGGGCTGACTACTTGACCATGAGACATGGATTTGTTTCT GTCCATTTAGCACCAGGAAGTAAGTtcgattttcaaaaatatatcaaGAGGTCATTAGAAGATGACTTTAAGGTAGTTGTAGGAATCAG TCCGATTCTTTGGGGATCAGTGGTGTTATTCTTGCTCGTGAATGTCCATG GATGGCATGCTTCTTTTTGGGTGTCTTTTCTTCCTCTATTG GTGATTCTGGCTGTTGGAACAAAACTTCAAGCAATTATTACTCGAATGGCACTTGACATAAAAGAAAGGCACGCTGTAGTGCAGGGGATCCCTCTGGTGCAAGTGTCTGACAAGTATTTTTGGTTTGCATGGCCTCAGTTAGTTCTTTATCTCATCCATTACGTCCTCTTTCAG AATGCTTTTGAGCTGACATACTTCTGGTGGACATGG TATGAATTTGGTTGGGCATCTTGCTTTTACGAGGATGATAAACTCATGATCGTCAGAGTAGCTCTTGG GCTGGGAGCTCAAGTGGTTTGCAGTTATGTGACACTTCCACTCTACGCACTGGTTACTCAG ATGGGGTCGACGATGAAGAAGTCAATATTTGATGACCAAACATCGAGGGCGCTGAAACAGTGGCATAAGAATGCTCTGAAGAAGAAAACGTCAAAAGGACGCCACGAAACTCGAACGTTGGGTGGGAGCCCGGGAGATCATACGCCGGAACATTCTTCGCCGCACCCACCGCCACAGAGAGACACGGAAATGGCTTCTCAGACCGCCACCATCGTCAGCAGCGTTGATAACGAATCCTATGATAAACGAGACCTTCTAAGTGGACCGTGA